The DNA window AAACATGATCATAGCATAGGATGGTAAAATTGGACTACTGATTTAATGAGAATCTCTTTTCCATCTCTTTATAGTAATTTACTATCCCAATTTCGAACTCTTTTTCTGACCCTATCCTTCAAGAAACCAAAAGCCAAATTCTTATTTTTGCCTACTGAACTTGGTAAACCTAGATAAGATGTACCTTCTTGCGCTTCTAACATACTAAGAATGTTTAGGACCCCTTCTTTACATCTTTGCAAGGTGTTGTTACTAAAGAAGACAAAAGATTTGTGAAGGTTCACTTTTTCCCCGAAACTTTTTCAAAGGTAGCCAACAACTCCAAAACTTTGGAAGCTTCAAAATCATTAGCTTTATAATAGAAAAAACTATCATCTGCAAACAACATATGTGAAATCATAGGAGCACCTCGAGCCACTTTACACCTATGGATCCACTTCCTTTCCTCATACCTTCGAATGAGAGCTGAGAAgccttcaacgcaaagtatgaAATGATAAGGAGAAAAGGAATCACTTGTCTAATGCCAGAATAATTAGCCCAATGGACTCACCTCCATGAATGATATTATAATGCACGATACTTACACATTTCATAACCAATAATACCCATTGTTCGAAAAAAACTCATCCTTAATAAAATTCTGCTAAGAAAACTCTATTCTAATCTGTCATAAGCCTTACTCGTATCTAATTTTAAAGCCATATAATCCCTAATCCCTTGTTGTTTCCTTAGAAGATAATGTAAAACTTCAAAATAaatcataatattattaataattaaacggCTCGAAATAAAAGCAGCACTTTAATACTTTGATTAGTATTAAGTTGTAAATGATAACCAACTATACGACTACCTCTTATATATGTAACATACTAttgattttatatattattagtggTTTTATAGGTTTTTATGGTAAGTACTTTTCTACTAATTAGTATTCAAAACCACAACATAAagtttttagtcaatttttttttgacctATTCTATGTTATCGGATACCAATTAGTAGTTAACAAAATTATTTGAATACTATTTAGaaattaattcaaatatttaGATACTAATtagaaatcatttttttttatttttatatttagatACTAATTAGTACACAATATGAcactattaaatatataattgcacattattattttaaatactaaTTAGTACCAAATTATATATAACACCAACAAGTAGATAAAAGTAGCACATATATTGTTAAAACAAAAAGTTCACAATAAACACCCAATCTCATTAAActttcaaataatatatatatattttttataaaaagtctTCTAAAGAAAAACTTTAGCTAAATAAtagttaattaaataaacaaaattaaaaaaggaaataaaGTAAATgcttacaaaaacaaaaaccttattaataaaaataattaaaggtataataaaatagttattaaagtttaaaaattgAATAGTTAagctaattaatattaaaatatgaatataataaaaGTTCCCTTATATATTAAACACACTATTGTGAGATGTATAGTTGAAAAAATGGAAAAGAATCACTCCTATTTCTTTCTCATAAGACAATGATGTTCGGAAAATACATCATGTTGccaataaaaagaaaacaaaacaaaaaaacataCCCTTGACATTAGTGTTTCTATACTTACAAAGTTGGCCTACATTCTAACTCATAAATGTGGTTTCGAACCGATCACGATCATCCTATCTGTGTTTCTGTCAAAATGTCGAGAGAAGCTATCTCATCTGTCGTCATAAGAGGGTAATCGACTCTCAAATGGGAAGGAACTATGCTTTTTCTCATGAAGCCAAGTGAAAACATCAAGATATGTTAACTAATATCTTCAAACCGAAGAACCATCTACCTCGATTTTATTCTCAAAACAATCCCAAAGAAAATCAAATCAAACACCAGCACATACAGCTCCTGAAAAACAAAAGTCATGTTCAGTTATATCAAGGAGATTAATCAAACTATGCAAAACAAAACCGGCACGAATGTCTCTGATATTTTGGAGATGAGTAAGAGAGTGAGAGTGACTGAGATACCTGATGACCAAGATGAGCAGCAAAACTTGGCTTCATCAACATGTTTGACATCAAGCCCAATAAACCATGATCCAGCACTCACATCATCGTGTGCATAAGTACGAAGAATAGCTCTGTAAAACCAGTTAACAAGATATAAATCCTTGCATCTATGGTTACATTatattgaaaccagtttgttaAAGAGAGTACTCACCTATTTATCATTATAAATTTCGCCAAAGCTTGTGAAATGACATACAATTCACCTGAAGCATGACGGAAATATCTGTTGACAACCAGAGCCCAAGGCTTcgttttcaaattaaataggaaaaataattcaaatgaaAATGCTTAGACAAGTTAAAATCTGTTGAACACTATAGCAGCAATATTTCAGTTTATCTTTCAAGAAAAACAGCATTTACAAAACCAAGAGTACAATAACTGGTATGTTATGCAAGTACCAAGGTCAAATGTCTTTGCCAAGAAGTAATATTCCTAAAGTTTATAAGCAGAATGCATGTTTAATTAACGACTTACCATTTCATCAGCATTTAAAAATGCAGTGTTTCATTTTCAATGTAATATTATACTAGCATGTTCTGTAATATTACAATATAGCCTAAGAAGGAACACAAACAGAGAGAATAAGAGATGGGTGTAAAGCATATGCCCAAAAAGATGACTGTAGAAACAATTAGCTAAACAGAAGATTTGTGAATATTCCCCATGATATAGGATCTACAAGAGATTAGATTAAGTTCTAGGACTACTTACGATCTTTTGTCACCAAATTTCCACCAGTCTGGTTCGTACCACTTATGGCCACTGAGAAAAGAAATGAGATTGCAAATTATAAGAATCTCACAACAAGTCATTTATACTTCTCATGTTGTAAATGTCCTTATATCTTAAGGTAAAACTCACGGTTCAGAGAAAACTTCGCCTGATTTCATGCAGCCAATATAAACACGAGGCTTATCCATATGGGTTGCTAGAGTAGCTCCAAAAGCATCTGGGGAACATACGAAATAAATACGAAACCCCAAGAAAGATATGTTAACAGTTTAAGAGTTTGAATTGTGAAAATACTTCTAAAGTAGGTAGCTTTCattgtttagcgtgcatgtgaTACAAGTAAATATACTAAATAACACCTCTCAAACACTAATGGTGTTTAACAGAAGAATGGTATTTCCCAAATGTCCCTAAATTATTGATTAAAGGTAATAGAATAATTTCTGTATCATTTCATTTGCTCAGGAATAGGAAACGTGTGGAAATAGGGGAGAGTAGGGTAGGGTTATATTTGATCATGACAGGGTTCAAGAATCCCAACTCCAAGATAGTTTCATGTTTCTTTACTCTATTTAAGAAAGTGATTCAACTaaccaatatttaaaaaaacatCATCATTGACTTTAGCGTAGAACTCAGCGTCCCATTTCTCTGCAGCATGAGCAAAGAATAATTTAGCCTTCTTTGAATATTCCTCAGGTGCCTCCACATGGTCATCCTGCCAAGACCGCAATTGGAAAATAGTTAAATCATTGCAGCTTATATACCAGTTATAATTACAGGAAAACATTCATTATCAATTTTCAATAACACAAAAACGCACAAGAATCATGAAATCATTAGTCTTCCTGTTTTCACTGTCAATGGCTTGGTCAAACTGGTCGCCACGATTTGCACTGCAGTAGAATGAATCATTAGGCAGAGGTCTACTATTGATAATCATATACCAAAGGAAATATTGCTTCAACAACAGTCCCTCCAACCAAATAACAGAGAATAAAAGGAAATAACCTTCGTCCAATGACAAATCGTGCAATTATGCCCTTCTGATTCTCCAAATTTTTCAAAGCACCACCTGCGAAGACAGTTTCATCCCTTGTAAGACTTTCAAAGGAAGAAATGCTTAACACAATAAACACTTGTAGCATAACTAAGCCCCACTTACAAAATTCAAGCaagaagataaaaataaaatgaagctCCATGCAGCTAAGACTTTAGTCTAAAAGACTAATTGACATTACACTCCTTTAGCTAGTAAAATGAAATTGATTAGTTAAATGAAACAGCTTATGTTGCTGGATTTGTTTATATCCAGCTACCAGATAAATGCAATCAAGGCAAAATTTAGTATTTCAGACATAACCTAAAATTTAAGTTATCTAGCAACTTGATTGTAAAAATGTCATTTGTATTTGATCATTCTGTTGATGCATATCTGAACTACCAAATAGCTAGTGTGGTTTTTCTTTATCAAAGATGTTAACTACCCCAAATTCATGTCCAGCATACTAAATGTTGATATTTACAGCAAACCCTGTATAGCACTAATCCAAATTTAATGTTTTTGTAATTTGTATCAGTCATATAAACACTGATTAATTAGTCTCGGTCACTAAGGACTTAACAGATTAGCATATTTGTAAAACAGACAACACCCTACCGCTAAGACATAATGAAAAGGTAACAACACAAAGAAATGCATAGGTGAATACAAAGACTAATGAGACTGTACCACTCCCCATCCATGCCTTCCGAATTGCATCTCTATTGTTGTTGCGGCCAAACCTTGTAAGAATTCCGATTACTACCAGTGGCCTTTTCTTTGTGTGAGTTCCATTAGTTTCTGTCGAGCGGGTCGAAGTAAAACCTTTTTGTACAGCTGCAGCCAACTCCATCTCAAGGGCTGCCAATTTCTTTTGTTGTTCcctaacatgaaaaaaaaaacactcttCAAACCCCATTTCCAAAACACTACATCACAAAACCAAATGATGCTATTTCTTCTACCTGCAGGCTATGATTTTCAATGTATCATCCACTGAAATCGCAGAATGACCCTAGAATCAAATCAGAAATGGTTAATTTAATTGAACATAGATAGTCAAGTCAACCATGTGCACATCTGGGTAATCAAAATTTACACAAGAAAAGAAATTCACTTACACAATACTTTAATttaaacaaaatgaaaaaaagacATAAATTTGATTTCCAGAACACATTTTCACATCACAAGATGGGTCTAAACAGAGAACAAATAAAAACCCACCTGACCAGTAATCTTATCAAGCTCTTCAATCAAATAAACTCTATTTTGGGCATCCTGCCATAACCTATATAACAGAAAACAACCaagacatatatataaacataatttaatttatgaaaagaataaaaaagaacCCATAAGAGTCGTTAAAAGGTGTGATATATAAAACTAACCGGCCAGCAACATAGATGGAAGCGAAAGTAGCGAACATGGAAAGCAAGAGCGTTGGGATTCGGGATCGAAATGCCATGCCGGAAAGCCGGGCATTCGACCCCCTACTCAGCATTTTCTCCAACAAAACGGTGAAATTCCGGTGATTTGATTCTGAAACCAAAATTTGGAGAAAATGAAAGATGGGATTTGTTTAGTGGTACAGATCCAATCGGAATTTGAATATGAAATGGGGAAAGATGGAAGATTCAGAGAGAGGGAGACAGAATAAGGTGAGActgaatatgagtttggtagTTGAAATCAGTTTGCTTTGCTTGTGTTCAAATCAaagaaattgagttttattttgtgaaatttttttctttttatgaaattaaagaaaaaaaaaacatgttttttttgtttaaataaataaaaaatcagaaaaGATTTTGTTTGGAGAGATAGTATAGTTTTTACATAAATGTCAAGATTGTTTTGCTAATAATAAATGTGAAGATACTTTTGTCATTACGGAAAAAAATATGTGAAGATTATTTCTGTGCTAGAAAATGTGAAGATTTTGTTTGGACTAAAAtgttaagatattcatttaatatattttttctttcttaacaTGTTAAATTGATATCTAATTCCTAGTTCCtaccatttcaaaataaataaataaatcttattcctacaaaaataataatgaaacgatattgttattaataaaaattaatctaaCAAGGTCAAATTGCTTAGAAGGTAAATTAAAATGACCCATTTTAGTTTATTAGTGAGTATAATATCCACTATCAAGGAATTATCAACAACCTatgactaaaatataatcaaaatattattattacaaacGATCTATATATACAAAGGTAATCTAAACTACACATACCATGAATTGagatttttttccaaaataaataaattgtataTGTAAAAAATATATCTTAGGTCATTAAATTTATgtgatatattttgaaataaaatttatgaaTTTTGAGCATGATTatcatgattttaatatgtggatactaattagacaatttctaattagatgaggggccaaattagaaATAGTTAATAAATATTACTAATTGTTTTGGCAGTTGGTAACATAACGGTAATAGTCTCTATTTTttgtatcatattttttttttagattcttgaATTCCCATCATTAGGAAAATAAGGCTTCAAAAGTTCTTTGATGCGAAAATTAGAAGATTATACCATTCTAAAATCGAGTTTATGGATTCCGGTACGCTTCTATTGTTTGATTCTCATGAATTATTTAAggctaaatttaaatttacagTATTCTAACATTTGGTATCAAAACTCATGTTGTTATTAGAATACAAtacaattgattttttgtcataaTACAACTTAAGTGATATTTCTATTCCATATACAATGTGCAGCCagttaataaagtttttttagtCATATATTGAATGCCTCATAACATACAATAAATTCTATTGTTATAGTAAATGAAGCTATGGATCACAATAACTTAGACCTTTCCAGACTTCCTCTCGACTCTCTCAGTATGAACAGAGACTCTTCTTCTTCCCATGCGTGTTCACACCCAGTCTATGCCAGTTTCCACACGGTGAAACCCATGCCAAGCTCCAGATCGCTCGATCATGGTGGCTTCGATTCTTCATCCACTGAGACACAGAACAGCTCGACCCATCCAAGCCAAGCGAGCCGTCCTCCTCAGCAGAAACCCAACCACCCCAGTCAAATCAACATTTACTCCGGCCTCCTCCCAAATCCGTCGATCAGTACAGGTTTAAATGAACCTCTTACAGGTATTGATTTCCCCTTACATTTTCTCCTATTCACTGTCAAATCTGCTCAGAGAAATTGGTTTTTTATTGAGCAATTTAGATATATATTTGGTCTTCCTATTAAATTGTATCCTGGAATTTGTACTTTCAAAGGGATTTGGGGTAATGGGAACCCTCTCAAATCCGTCGACAGAAGGGTTTTAATCCCTTTTGCCAATTTGAGTTTGAAATCCTCATTTAATTTTACCTGCAAATGTGTTCTGTCCAGTGTTAATTTCAAATCCCCTAGGCAGCAACTCTACTCCTTATTAAATGCTACAGAAGTGACTACTACTGCTACATTTTGTCTTACCTCTGTaggtatttttctatttatagccGTGCATATAAGCAGTTCCCCTGTGTGCGATCTTGTCTCAAACATATTCCCTCCCCTTCAGAGTTATACGTACCTCAGCTTATTGCGTGTTTTCAGTTGGTTATATCTTTGTCTTGCTCCCTTTCTCTTTAGTTTAACCGTCCAAGCCTTGACTTCCTATCAACCTTTTTCTCTGTGGTCTATCCTAGTGTCTCCATACCTCTTTCTCCAATCTCATACCACTTGtttcttggtgttcttcttTCTCCATAATACGCTGACCATAGTTAAGTGTGATATATATCAGTCATTTTTATATACCCTCTGTTAGTAAGGGCAgtttattttggtttaaatTAGATTTGTTTTTCCTAGTATTTGTTATCCCAATCAAACTCTTTCAATCCAGCATCCCCATTTGCCCGTGTATCTGTTTGGTTATTTGCTCTCCAATTCCTTTCCATTCCACACCAACAACAAAACTTCCGCAATCTCAGCTTTGTTTTTTACTGATTTGTGTTTTATTTCACACTCCATCTGTCTGCTCAATGGATGATCTAACCTCTTCTCTATCTGTTGCTCTCAACCTAACAGAAACTGAGTGTACTATCCAAACTTTACATGACCACACTCCTGCAAACACCCCTGAAACCGAGCCTCAACATGTTCCTCTTTTTCTTGTTGCTAAAGTTCACACTGTCAAGTCCTACAACCGGAAGAACTTTATCGAAAAAATGACAAAGAATTGGAATCATATTTCTCGAAATCCGGTGATTATTACCGAGCGCCCTCATGGCCTCTTCCTTGTTGAGTTTGGTTGTGATGGAGATAGGCGTCGGGTTTTGTTGCAACAACCTTGGACCTATCTCAACCAAGCTATCCTTATGGATATCCCGAACTCTCTGGATGTTCTAAATGGGGATAGTTTGCTCAAAATTCCTCTTTGGGTTCAAGTATTCAACACTCCCTTTCTCAAACGCTCCGAAGAGTTGGCGGCTCTTGTCTCCTCCTCTCTCGGCCATATGTTGGAGCTCTACAAGCCATCTCTTCGTGAGACATGGGGACCCTATTTTAGGCTTAGGGCTATGTTTGATGTTGCACAACCCCTCCCTCGGGGCATACCCATTCACTTCTCGGGCATTAACAAAGTCGTTTGGCTAGAGCTGAAATATGAGAATCTACCCGACATTTGCTTCTTCTGTGGCCGAATGGGACATAGTTATAATAAAGGGTGCACGGACTACATGAAGGCATGTGATGAAGCTCCCTTCCCCCCGGAGCTCAGGTATGACATCAAAACCATTACTGGCAAAGTTAAAGTTTCTACTAACGCTCTGTTATGCCCTGAACAATTGAACTTCGCCAATCCTCCAGTAGCCTCCTTCATGACTTCTAACCCGGCTAGTGTGGTTTGTGTTGCACCCCCGGAGATCATGCCACCTTTTCCCACTTATGGCTCCCACGATATTAGCCCTCCCCAAGGCCAAACACAACAAGTGGGGCTCTTCAAATCTGGCCCATCCACCCTCCCACAAAACTTCCCTCAATGGAACCAACCCGACCCCACAACCAACACACCAACTCACAACCCTCCTCATAACCCACCTGAGACCATTACACCAACATACACTGCCCTCCTTAACGCCACAATGAGCAACACTAGTGTCCCAAAAGCCTCTCCAACCTCCACGCCGAATCAAGCCATCACCTCCCAACATTCAAGCGGCTCCAACTCCACTAGCTCAAAATACTGCCATGTCCCATTGCCCGAGAACATCTCTCTCCTTGACACTAGCAAGAGACTTGAAGCCATGAACCTCACCTACCAACTGGGAATTGCTACCCCGTCGGGTTCTAAAGCCTCAAGGAAAAGAAACAAGCCTGATTCAAAGGACAAGTTCAAAAGGCAAACTGAAATGGTCAACGGAGAGCTTCGTCATCAAATCAAGCGCTCCCGCTCTGACAACCCACAGGCCACTGAAATTTCTTCTGGAAACGCAGGCCTCGCCACTGAGCAGGCCTGCCCCCCGCCATGAAGCTTGTCAGCTGGAATGCGCGTGGATTAGGGAGTGATCGTGCATTCCGTAATCTCTCCCGTTTAGTTTCTTTTTGTAATCCTGCTATCTTATTTATTATGGAATCTAGGCTTGCTAAGAATGCTGTTGACAATCTTAAGCACAAGCTCCATTTTGACTCGGGTTTGGAAATACCTAGGATAGGTAGAAGCGGGGGCTTGCTTTTATTTTGGTCTAATGATGTAACTATCACTTTACTTTCTCAATCTATTAGTCATTTTGATTGTTATGTCTCGTGTACGGTTACCAATGTGTTTTTCCATCTTACGTGTTTTTATGGCTCTCCGGTTGACTCTCTTAAGCCCCACACTTGGAATATCCTGAACAGAATTGGTAGGGATAATCCTCGGGATCCGTGGATTATCATTGGGGACTTTAATGCTTTTCTTTTTTCCCATGATAAGCAAGGGGGAAACCCTGACAGGGGCCCCTCCTCTGACTTCAGACGGCTCCTTGACTCTTTTAACCTCTCCCCACTTGACCCGTCTGGTCCCTTGCTCACGTGGAACAATAATGTCGCTTCCCCAAGAAACATCCAAGAGCGATTAGACTGGGGCATCATTAATAACCCTTGGACCGATAATTTTCCTGATGCCACCCTTGCTCATTTGGGTTTCTACGGTGCTGATCATCGAGCTCTTGAACTTGTCACTTCCAACCCCTCAGGTACCCGTCCCAACAATAATAGCAAACGGTTTCACTTTGAGAATGTTTGGCTAAAGGACCCAAATTGGAATCTTGTCTTGGACCAGTCATGGACTAGCCACCCAAGCCAAAATGAGCCCATTCTCAATTTAGTAGCTACCCAGACTTCTTGTGCTCAACAACTCAATAACTGGAACCACAAAAaggattttaattttaaaaagcaCATCAGCAAGCTCGAGAAGGACCTGGAGATTGCCCGTTCTGCTCCCATTTGGGATGACAACACTATCCGGAAAATTAAAGAGCTCCAATCTAGGCTAGACTCTCTTCTATACAAAGAAGAGACTTATTGGAAGCAGCGTGCGAGGACCCAATGGTTAGCTCAGGGAGACAAGAACACTAAATTATTCCACCGCTACGCCTCCCacagaaagaaaataaacaaaatccAAAAGCTCCACTTGGCCAACGGCGGTATCGTCTCTGATGAGGAGAGCATAACCCGTGAAATGGAATCCCATTTTCACCAACTTTTCACATCAACGAATCCCTCGGCGGAAGATGTGAATAAGGCCTTGGAAGGAGTTACGTGCTCTCTCTCCGAGTTGGATAAATCTTTCCTGGCTGAGGATTTTTCTCTCGAGGAAATTGAAAAAGCCTTTTTTCAACTTCCCTCGGATAAAGCCCCCAGTCCTGATGGTTTTAACTCTAATTTCTACAAAGCTAACTGGTCCTCTGTCAAGAATGATGTTCTCAAAGCTGCGGCCAACTTTCTCAATGAAAACGGGGACATTGCTCCTCTCAATACAACCCTCATCACTCTTATCCCCAAAGTCAAACAGCCAACCTCCCTTTCCGAGTATCGGCCGATCAGCCTTTGCAATACCATCTACAAAGTTATCTCTAAGACTATTGCAAATCGGCTAAAGCTCGTTCTCAACAATTTGATTTCTCCCAACCAAAGCACTTTCCTCCCTGATAGACTCATTTCGGACAACATAATTATTGCCCAGGAAGTAGCACATTCCATCAAACTCAAGACTAGGGGCAAAAAAGGTTGGATGGCGGTCAAGCTTGATATGGCCAAAGCTTTTGATAGAGTGGAATGGACCTTCATTGATGCTATCCTTCGGAAATTCCAATTCCCTACCCGGTTTGCCCATCTGGTGTTCTCCTGCATCTCCACGGCTACATTCAAATTCAATCTTAACGGTAGGGTTTTAGGCAATGTCTCTCCGTCTAGAGGAATTCGCCAGGGCGATCCTCTCTCTCCTTATCTCTTTCTCCTCTGTGCGGAAGGTTTCTCCTCTCTTCTGCGCCAGAAAGAAAGAGATAAGTCCCTTCCAGGTATAAAAGTGGCCAGGAGAGCCCCCGCCATATCCCACTTGCTCTTTGCAGATGACAGCTTTCTCTTCTGTCAAGCGTCTATTAATTCTTGCAATGTCATCAAAGAGGTTCTCGAGGTGTACGAAAGGGCCACTGGGCAAAAAGTTAACTTCCAAAAATCCTCTTTGTACTTTTCTCCTAATGTGGAGCTGCGGGACCAAACCTTGATCTCTGATTTCATGAGGAATCCTGTTCGTCCCTCTTTTGAGAAATATCTGGGCCTTCCACAACACATTGGCCGAACGAAGAAACAACTGTTCCATTATCTTCATGACAGAGTCTGGGGCCATCTTCATAATTGGCGAAACAAAGTCTTTTCAAAAGGGGGCAAAGAGACTCTCCTTAAATCGGTCATCCAAGCCATCCCTACTTACAGCATGGCCTGTTTCCGTCTCCCGGTGGCTACTTGCCGCTCTCTCGAATCCACCATGGCAAATTTCTGGTGGGGCTCTAGTGACAATAATCGCCCCAAAACCCACTGGCAAAGCTGGAAAAAACTCTGCAATTCCAAAAAGAATGGTGGGCTTGGTTTTTCGTTC is part of the Cannabis sativa cultivar Pink pepper isolate KNU-18-1 chromosome 5, ASM2916894v1, whole genome shotgun sequence genome and encodes:
- the LOC115716794 gene encoding hydroxyproline O-galactosyltransferase HPGT1, which codes for MLSRGSNARLSGMAFRSRIPTLLLSMFATFASIYVAGRLWQDAQNRVYLIEELDKITGQGHSAISVDDTLKIIACREQQKKLAALEMELAAAVQKGFTSTRSTETNGTHTKKRPLVVIGILTRFGRNNNRDAIRKAWMGSGGALKNLENQKGIIARFVIGRSANRGDQFDQAIDSENRKTNDFMILDDHVEAPEEYSKKAKLFFAHAAEKWDAEFYAKVNDDVFLNIDAFGATLATHMDKPRVYIGCMKSGEVFSEPGHKWYEPDWWKFGDKRSYFRHASGELYVISQALAKFIMINRAILRTYAHDDVSAGSWFIGLDVKHVDEAKFCCSSWSSGAVCAGV